A stretch of DNA from Thermithiobacillus plumbiphilus:
TGGGCGGCAGCGCGTTTCGATGATGTCCTGAATTTCATTCCCGCGCGCCTGACGGCCCTGAGCTATGCCCTGCTCGGGAAAACCCGCTCTGCCCTGCATTGCTGGCGTGCACAGGCGCAACACTGGTACAGCCCCAATGCCGGTCCAGTCATGGCCGCGGGCGCCGGGGCCCTGGAGGTCCGGCTCGGTGGTCCCGCACCCTATCATGGACAGATGAAGGCGCGTCCGGAGCTGGGCCTGGGGCGGGTGCCCATGGCGGAAGATATCCGTCGCGCCGTGCAACTGGTGCAACGGGGGACCTGGCTCTGGGTGCTGCTGGCACTGGTCTGGGGAGTGCTCCATGCTTGAACATGGCGGCGGCATCCTGGCGGCCTCGCGTCGCTTTGGCATTGCGCCCGGCGACTGGCTGGATCTTTCGACCGGCATCAACCCGCTGGGCTGGCCGGTGCCTGCGATTCCAGCTCCGGCTTGGCAGCGCCTGCCCGAGCATGAGGACGGGCTGCTTGAAGCGACGGCGGCGTATTTCGGCACGGATCTGCTCCTGCCAGTTGCGGGGTCGCAGGCCGCCATCCAGATCCTGCCACAGTTGCGCCCGCCGGCGCAGATCGGAGTGCTGACGCCAGCTTACGCCGAACACGCCCGAGCCTGGCAGCGGCAAGGCCACACGCTCCATTTGCTGAGCGCGGCGGAAATCGGTCCCAGAATCGATGGACTGGATGTGCTGGTGCTCTGCAATCCCAACAATCCCACCGGCCATCTGTTCGATCGGACCCAGCTCCTGCACTGGCACCAGCGACTTGCCGCGCATGGCGGCTGGCTGGTGGTGGATGAGGCCTTCATGGATGCCACGCCAGAACACAGTTTGCTGTCCCATGTCGGCGCACCGGGCCTGATCGTGCTGCGCTCGCTCGGCAAGTTCTTTGGGCTGGCTGGCGCCAGGGTTGGCTTTGCGGCTGCCTGGCCCGAGTTGCTGGAAGCACTGGCTGAAACGCTGGGGCCCTGGCCTCTGAGCGGACCCGCGCGCTGGGTCTCGATGAGGGCTTTGTCTGATTCGGTGTGGCAGGTTCAGGCACGCGACCGGCTCAGGATCGACGCGGCGCGTCTGGCCATGCTCCTGGTGCGAGCTGGTTTGCAGCCGAGCGGCGGTACGGCCCTGTTTCAATGGGTGAAAACCGGTCGCGCCGCGAGCTTGCACGAATCAC
This window harbors:
- the cobD gene encoding threonine-phosphate decarboxylase CobD, translating into MLEHGGGILAASRRFGIAPGDWLDLSTGINPLGWPVPAIPAPAWQRLPEHEDGLLEATAAYFGTDLLLPVAGSQAAIQILPQLRPPAQIGVLTPAYAEHARAWQRQGHTLHLLSAAEIGPRIDGLDVLVLCNPNNPTGHLFDRTQLLHWHQRLAAHGGWLVVDEAFMDATPEHSLLSHVGAPGLIVLRSLGKFFGLAGARVGFAAAWPELLEALAETLGPWPLSGPARWVSMRALSDSVWQVQARDRLRIDAARLAMLLVRAGLQPSGGTALFQWVKTGRAASLHESLARQGILTRHFPSPMSLRFGLPGHETEWIRLGVALADCRP